One Paenibacillus sp. FSL H7-0737 DNA segment encodes these proteins:
- a CDS encoding ketopantoate reductase family protein, whose translation MKVLVFGAGVLGSYLAHVLVRGGNDVTVLARGKRAEQLTKDGLVLRHYFQFKNTMDSVKVISELQPDDHYDLIFVVMKYNDFPAVLPILAKNQSQNIILVGNNGDAHEMQKNLQEMSDVRKNILFGFQLSAGIREASGRVIKIHAGGQMVLGSLDGEIPIKHLLEKAFENAKYKLTYHEDMDAWLKSHIVPIVALNSLNYLHDGDLKKVSKDKKLLKQAISVMDEGFQMMEKLDYTITPAGQVDFIRKHKQGVYYGLKIIHKLPFMKFVDGSFSEIAALFNSFDKLKQQANIATPHWDQLQKQAISKFNANV comes from the coding sequence ATGAAAGTATTAGTTTTTGGAGCGGGAGTTTTAGGCAGCTATCTTGCACATGTCCTGGTGCGTGGGGGAAACGATGTCACAGTGCTTGCCAGAGGGAAGCGTGCAGAGCAATTGACGAAAGATGGTCTTGTACTTCGCCATTATTTTCAATTTAAAAACACTATGGATTCTGTAAAAGTCATCTCAGAGCTTCAACCGGATGATCACTATGATCTTATTTTTGTTGTTATGAAATACAATGATTTTCCAGCCGTATTACCTATTTTAGCTAAAAATCAGAGTCAGAATATAATTCTTGTGGGTAATAATGGCGATGCTCACGAAATGCAAAAGAATCTTCAGGAAATGAGCGATGTAAGAAAAAATATACTCTTTGGATTTCAGCTTAGCGCAGGAATTCGTGAAGCGAGCGGTCGAGTTATCAAAATACACGCAGGTGGGCAAATGGTACTTGGCAGTCTTGACGGTGAGATCCCAATAAAACACTTACTGGAAAAAGCGTTTGAGAACGCTAAGTATAAGCTAACTTATCATGAGGATATGGATGCTTGGCTCAAAAGTCATATCGTGCCTATAGTGGCTTTGAACTCCCTTAATTATCTTCATGACGGGGATTTGAAAAAGGTATCTAAAGATAAGAAGCTATTAAAACAAGCCATTTCAGTAATGGACGAAGGGTTTCAAATGATGGAGAAGCTAGACTATACGATCACTCCAGCAGGTCAAGTAGACTTTATTCGAAAACATAAACAGGGTGTATACTATGGTCTGAAAATAATTCATAAATTACCCTTTATGAAATTTGTAGATGGTTCTTTCAGCGAAATTGCAGCTTTGTTTAATTCGTTTGATAAGTTGAAACAACAAGCAAACATTGCGACGCCCCATTGGG
- a CDS encoding TetR/AcrR family transcriptional regulator → MDRRIKKNQTAIMNALIQLMAEKDFEKITINEIAERADVNRGTIYSHYADKYDLMDKCLAAQLQQLIESCSAVEDETEPNPSKASLLRTLEQLEENALFYKTLLRNKALLSFRNQLQDMINNQIKTQFLENNLNLDKLSKDISVQFLSSATVGVIEWWFTHSNPCSAKEITEKLWSMLDLNLQMIRSQA, encoded by the coding sequence ATGGATAGAAGAATTAAAAAAAACCAAACAGCCATCATGAATGCATTAATTCAACTAATGGCTGAAAAAGATTTTGAAAAAATAACGATTAACGAAATCGCAGAGCGCGCTGATGTAAACCGCGGAACGATTTATTCCCATTATGCAGATAAATATGATCTGATGGATAAATGCCTGGCGGCTCAGCTCCAGCAACTAATCGAAAGCTGCTCCGCTGTGGAGGATGAAACCGAACCCAATCCCTCTAAGGCGTCATTACTCCGCACGCTGGAACAATTGGAGGAGAATGCTCTCTTTTATAAGACTTTATTAAGAAACAAAGCTTTGCTCTCCTTTAGAAACCAATTACAAGATATGATAAATAATCAAATCAAAACACAATTCTTAGAAAACAATTTAAACCTAGATAAGTTAAGTAAGGATATATCCGTACAATTTTTGAGTTCGGCAACTGTCGGAGTGATTGAATGGTGGTTTACCCATAGTAATCCTTGCTCTGCAAAAGAAATTACTGAAAAGTTATGGTCAATGCTCGATCTGAATCTGCAAATGATCCGTTCCCAAGCTTGA
- a CDS encoding ABC transporter ATP-binding protein: protein MDIITVKNLTKQYETYHRGQDAKSVFKSLFHREKSIITSVEDLSFSVGKGEIIGILGPNGAGKSTTIKMLTGVLYPTSGEINVLGYNPHKQKNQYVKQIGVLFGQKSQLIWDIPPLDSFYMNKEIYDIPTNDFRTRLDRFVSMFEIGDIITKPTRTLSLGERMKCEFIMAMLHSPPVVFLDEPTIGLDVIAKQRIREFIKQMNQEGTTFILTTHDLEDVERLVQRVLIIHQGKKVYDDKFSELRLHLGAKKVVRLSAATTIGDIDLPGTLISERISDYEVELEIDTEQCKMGEFLHILSEKVEILDISIKEIQIEKIISSIYEMDMG from the coding sequence TTGGACATTATTACCGTCAAGAATTTAACTAAGCAATATGAAACGTATCACCGTGGACAAGATGCGAAAAGCGTATTTAAAAGTCTGTTTCACCGTGAAAAATCGATTATCACCTCTGTAGAAGATCTTTCGTTCAGTGTTGGAAAAGGAGAGATCATTGGCATTTTGGGCCCAAACGGCGCGGGGAAATCTACGACTATTAAAATGCTGACAGGTGTTCTCTATCCCACATCGGGAGAGATAAATGTTCTAGGATACAACCCTCATAAGCAGAAAAATCAATATGTAAAACAAATCGGAGTACTGTTCGGACAGAAATCGCAGTTAATATGGGACATTCCTCCTTTGGATAGCTTTTATATGAACAAGGAAATTTATGATATTCCTACGAATGACTTTCGTACAAGACTAGATCGATTTGTAAGTATGTTTGAGATTGGTGATATTATCACTAAGCCTACGCGCACCCTTTCACTGGGAGAACGAATGAAATGCGAGTTTATTATGGCAATGCTTCATTCTCCGCCAGTGGTTTTTTTGGATGAGCCGACGATCGGGCTGGATGTTATAGCTAAACAAAGAATCAGAGAATTCATTAAGCAAATGAATCAGGAAGGCACCACATTTATTCTAACGACACATGACTTGGAAGATGTGGAGCGTTTGGTGCAAAGAGTACTAATTATTCATCAAGGTAAAAAAGTATATGACGATAAGTTCTCCGAACTTCGACTTCATCTAGGCGCTAAAAAAGTGGTCAGGCTTTCTGCAGCTACAACGATTGGAGATATTGACCTGCCTGGGACTCTGATATCGGAAAGAATATCGGATTACGAAGTGGAATTAGAGATCGATACCGAGCAGTGTAAAATGGGTGAGTTTCTTCATATTCTTAGCGAAAAGGTAGAGATTCTTGATATATCCATTAAGGAGATCCAAATTGAAAAGATCATCAGCTCCATTTATGAGATGGATATGGGATAA